Proteins encoded by one window of Chryseobacterium sp. POL2:
- a CDS encoding GLPGLI family protein produces the protein MNIKKLVSLSFLLLVGLLSAQESANRFFYELSFKPKKDSAKIDKVMTILDITKDKSIYQDFTLPAQDSIIKVAVEEMEKTKTFKDLSKSIKMPKFSYKIYKSYPSMKETYHDRISMTLFGYEDDIKFNWKMGNEKKKVGAYNTQNATVEYGGRIWTAWFSPDLPFSDGPYKFYGLPGLIVKIEDADKNYSWELKGNKTVKDWKEFSYAEEANAKYGMNNELKLTTKEKFQKAYAAFKQDPMAEARANIPQNMMGMKMPGSDLTVGEMLKNQEKMINDFFNANDNPIEKTEATSVKKKK, from the coding sequence ATGAATATTAAAAAATTAGTTAGTTTAAGTTTTCTTTTATTGGTTGGATTGCTTTCCGCACAAGAATCCGCCAATCGGTTTTTCTATGAATTAAGTTTTAAGCCTAAAAAAGATTCTGCAAAAATAGATAAGGTTATGACCATCTTGGATATTACAAAAGACAAATCTATTTATCAGGATTTTACACTCCCCGCACAAGATTCTATCATAAAAGTTGCAGTGGAAGAAATGGAGAAGACCAAAACTTTTAAAGACTTGAGTAAGTCTATTAAAATGCCGAAGTTTTCGTATAAAATCTATAAGTCTTATCCGTCGATGAAAGAGACCTATCATGATAGAATTAGCATGACGCTTTTCGGTTATGAAGATGACATTAAATTTAATTGGAAAATGGGCAACGAAAAGAAAAAAGTCGGAGCTTATAACACGCAAAACGCTACTGTAGAATATGGTGGAAGAATATGGACCGCTTGGTTCAGTCCAGATTTGCCGTTTTCTGATGGACCTTACAAATTTTATGGATTGCCAGGTCTTATTGTGAAAATAGAAGATGCTGATAAAAATTATTCTTGGGAACTGAAGGGTAACAAGACGGTTAAGGATTGGAAAGAATTCAGTTATGCTGAAGAAGCAAATGCTAAATATGGGATGAATAATGAGTTGAAGCTTACAACCAAAGAAAAATTCCAAAAAGCTTATGCCGCCTTCAAACAAGATCCAATGGCTGAAGCTCGCGCAAATATTCCACAAAATATGATGGGAATGAAAATGCCAGGAAGCGATTTGACCGTTGGTGAAATGTTGAAAAATCAAGAAAAGATGATTAACGATTTCTTTAATGCCAATGACAATCCTATCGAAAAGACAGAAGCTACATCAGTTAAAAAGAAAAAATAA
- a CDS encoding ferrous iron transport protein A: MCCFPKNKLGKIRGFNDELKMPTKILEMGLLPQTVFKILYQAPFNGPLYIEYGEEHSRLALRIEEARFIDVDAV; this comes from the coding sequence TTGTGTTGCTTTCCTAAAAATAAACTAGGGAAAATTCGAGGTTTTAATGATGAATTAAAAATGCCAACCAAAATTTTAGAAATGGGATTGCTCCCGCAAACAGTGTTTAAGATTTTGTACCAAGCCCCTTTCAATGGGCCTTTGTATATAGAATATGGTGAAGAGCATTCGCGTTTGGCTTTGCGTATCGAGGAGGCAAGATTTATTGATGTAGACGCAGTTTAG
- a CDS encoding RNA polymerase sigma factor, with product MKLTDDDIIKLMTQPKTVEKGLRAMMDIHQSRLYWHIRRLIVDHDLAQDVLQETFIKAYQNFHQFKQDSKLYTWLYRIATNEALQQLNKMKKMKKADEDPDYYMQNLVADNAEKDAEEIQVMLQKAIQSLPEKQKLVFTMRYYDDLPYEEISKIVDMSVGTLKTNYHYAKEKIENFIKDNYSGEL from the coding sequence ATGAAGCTTACAGACGATGACATTATCAAGCTGATGACACAGCCAAAAACTGTGGAAAAAGGGCTTCGTGCGATGATGGATATACACCAAAGCAGATTGTATTGGCATATTCGTCGATTGATTGTTGACCACGATCTCGCACAGGATGTATTGCAGGAAACGTTTATCAAAGCCTATCAGAATTTTCATCAATTCAAACAAGATAGCAAGTTGTACACTTGGCTTTATCGGATTGCTACCAACGAAGCTTTGCAACAACTTAACAAAATGAAAAAGATGAAAAAGGCCGATGAAGACCCAGATTACTATATGCAGAATCTGGTGGCTGATAACGCGGAAAAAGATGCAGAAGAAATACAAGTTATGTTACAAAAGGCAATACAAAGCCTTCCAGAAAAACAAAAATTGGTATTTACAATGCGTTACTATGACGATTTGCCTTACGAAGAGATTTCCAAAATTGTGGACATGTCTGTCGGGACATTAAAAACTAACTATCATTACGCTAAAGAAAAAATTGAAAATTTTATAAAAGACAATTATTCTGGCGAGCTATAG
- a CDS encoding Rossmann-like and DUF2520 domain-containing protein: protein MQEILKYQKVKIVIIGSGNVAYHLAKALITTEQNLVQIFGRNQKVLKNISEELNIPFSTKNLADADLYIISVSDSAVEAVSQQVFKKNAIVAHTSGSLPKEILQGNYQKASFYPLQTFSKIKDLDYSEIPFFIEAETEDVVEKLKNIAEKISKYVEVADFEKRKYIHLTAVFACNFVNHLFARAKEISDSQNISFDYFMPLIEETFDKIKSVEPKAAQTGPAVRNDKRILEAHQSLITNPEQLAIYNCMNASIKKMYKLD, encoded by the coding sequence TTGCAAGAAATATTAAAATACCAAAAAGTGAAAATCGTTATCATTGGCTCTGGAAATGTCGCATATCATCTCGCAAAAGCACTAATAACAACCGAACAAAATTTAGTCCAAATTTTCGGAAGAAATCAGAAAGTTCTAAAAAATATCTCAGAAGAACTTAATATTCCGTTTTCTACAAAAAATTTGGCGGATGCAGACTTGTATATTATTTCGGTTAGCGATTCTGCGGTAGAAGCGGTTTCCCAGCAGGTTTTTAAAAAGAACGCCATTGTTGCTCACACTTCCGGTTCTTTGCCGAAAGAAATTTTGCAAGGTAATTATCAAAAAGCGAGTTTTTATCCTTTGCAAACTTTTTCGAAAATTAAAGATTTAGATTATTCTGAAATTCCGTTTTTTATTGAAGCAGAAACGGAAGATGTGGTTGAAAAATTAAAAAATATAGCCGAAAAAATTTCAAAATATGTCGAAGTTGCCGATTTTGAAAAGCGAAAATACATTCATCTAACTGCTGTTTTCGCATGCAATTTTGTTAATCATCTTTTTGCAAGAGCAAAAGAGATTTCGGATTCACAGAATATTTCGTTTGATTATTTTATGCCTTTGATAGAAGAAACCTTTGATAAAATAAAATCCGTGGAGCCCAAAGCAGCACAGACTGGACCTGCGGTTCGTAATGATAAACGGATTCTCGAAGCGCATCAATCATTGATTACAAATCCAGAGCAACTCGCTATTTATAACTGTATGAATGCTTCAATCAAAAAAATGTACAAGCTGGATTAA